GCAGTAGGCGGCGAGGTTGTCGGGGTCGGCGCTGGGGCCTGCGGCGGCCGTGACGTACGTCGCCATGGCCTCGGGCGTGTCGTCAATGCCGAGCTCCTTCTGCAGTGCGGTACCGCCACCCATGTAGATCGTGCCGCCCGAGCGCAGCGTCGAGCCGCCACCGCGCGCCGCCTTCTCCAGGACGCAAACGCTCGCGCCGGCCGCCTGCGCCTCGATGGCCGCAGCCGCGCCGGCCGCACCCAGGCCGATGACGACGACGTCATACTCGCTCGCCCACGTCGGCGAGCCCGTCTCAGCGGCGAAGGTGGACGAGGTCGCCACCGTCCCCGCAGCCGTCGCAAGCGCCGCAGCGGCCACGAAACCCCGACGCGAAACGCCCGCCGCCGATGTGGCACCGCCCTGCATGTGATTCATCGTTCGTTCCATGGCAGATCCCCTTTCTTTCGACAAGATACGTACGAAGAACCCGGCGAATTACGCAAACACCCATGAAGCTAGTTACCCTTTTCATCCTTCTCTACTTAAAATATAAGCTAACTTATTTAGCTATATTCATTGTATATACGTAGAAATGACTATACGTAAACTATAATTTACGTCTTCATTTTTCTGCTCATAAGAATAGTTGCCATGGGCAGCAACCTGGCACAGCAAGTAGGCACACGCGTCCACAGGGCGCGCGAAGAGGCGGGTATCACAAAGGCCCGCTTCTGCCTCATGGTGGGCATCAGCCGCCCCTACCTCGACAAGATCGAAGCCGGCGAAGCAAACATCACGCTGCGCATCCTTGAGAAAGTCGCCCAAAGCCTCGACCTTCCCGTAGCGGCCCTCGTCACCGAGGAATAGCGCCGCCGCCTCTTATCATCTCGAGAGATCGCCCGATTCGGGCAGGCTAAGGGGATGATCCATGTCCTCGAACACGCACGGGCCCGAGTCCAACCTCATCACAAGCATGCAAGTTCGAATCCCCGCCGCCGCAGGTAAGACGAGGACGCCCGCACCAACCAACACTAAAACTAGCAAATCAATATGCCGCACTGAAGTCAGGAGCCGCCGCACTAGGGTTTGGAATCTTGGCCTCACATTTGTACGTCTCTTGTCAATATCATGTCGCGCATCCTCCCGCCTCGCCTGTGGTATACTCCACAGTTGAGCGGGGCCCGCAACCCCAAAAAACCTAGCTCAGGGGCGGGCGACGCCTGGTTTGGCTGTTAGTCCTGGCAGGGGCTAACAGCCTTTTTCATCCAGCGTGTCCGTGACTTCGGCTTTGCTGCTTCCGCCGTCAGAGAGACCGGCATCTGTAGCTCCGCCTCGTGCCTTGAACCTCCTCACTAGCTTCTTGGCCGCCGCTGCCACACGATGCACAACGTCGATCACAACGCGAAGCGCAGAGCACAACTCGTAGATGAGCCGTACCAAGTCGAGAATGTTCATGGGGCTCCCCCTCTCTCATTCGAGACGAAAGGCGTCGCCCAGCGGACCCCGCTCGCGCCCCAGCGTACCGCAGGGCTTTCGACAGAAGGTTGACGGCAATCTGACAGCGTCCTGACAGGCTATCCCGCCCCTGTGCAATCACGGCGCAGAGGCCCCTCTCCCCCTTGACCTTGAGCATGCTTCAGGCCGTATGATGCGGCGACATTTGCTGGAGAAGGAGAGAGGACACCCCGCCTATGAGCACCCCCGACGCCAACACGCCGCTCGGCCCCGACTACCTCGGCCACGCCATCCCCAAGCTCGGCTTCGGCCTCATGCGCCTGCCCAAGCTCGGCGACGCGCCTGACGCACCCATCGACGTCGAGCAGACGAGCCAGATGGTCGACGAGTTCCTCGCCGCCGGCTACACGTACTTCGACACGGCCCGCGCCTACGAGGGCAGCGAGGCCGCCATCAAGCAGGCGCTCGTCGACCGCCATCCGCGTGAGAGCTACCAGCTCGCCACGAAGCTGTTCGCTGGCATGGCCCCCGACGCCGAGGGCGCCAAGCAGTTCTTCTACACGTCGCTCGACACGACGGGTGCAGGCTACTTCGACTTCTACCTGCTGCACAATCTCGGCGACGCGCGCACGGCCGTCTACGAGAACTACGGCATGTGGGACTTTGCCGCCGACCTCAAGCGCCAGGGCCTCATCCGCCACCTTGGCTTCTCGATGCATGCCACTGCCGACCAGCTCGACGCCGTACTGACGGCTCACCCCGAGGCGGAGTTCGTCCAGCTGCAGATCAACTACGCCGACTGGGACGACGTTCAGAACCAGAGCCGCCTGTGCTACGAGACGGCCCTGAAGCACGGCAAGCCCGTCATCATCATGGAGCCGGTCAAGGGCGGCCTGCTCGCAAACCCACCGCAGGTCGTGGCCGACGTCTTTAAGCAGGCCGACGCAAGTGCCTCCTGCGCGAGCTGGGCGCTGCGCTACGCCGCCAGCCTGCCGGGCATCGTGACCGTGCTCTCGGGCATGAGCAACCTGGCACAGCTGCGCGACAACCTGGCGACGTTCAAGGACTTCAAGCCGCTCGACGAGGCCGGCCGCGCCGTCGTTGCCCAGGCCCAGGCCGCCATGGCGTCCATCGACACCGTCCCGTGCACGAACTGTCGCTACTGCACGAAAGGCTGCCCACAGGAGCTTCCGATCCCCAACCTGCTTTCTGTGCTTAACGAGTACCGCATCTACGGTGACCTCGAGGGCGCCAAGCGCAGCTACGGCTGGCAGTCTCGTCCAGGCAAGGCGTCAGCGTGCATCCAGTGCGGCGCATGCGAGAACGTGTGCCCGCAGCACCTCCCGATCATCGAGCACCTCGAGGAGTGCGCGAGCCTGTTCGAGGAGTAAGCGGCCCGGCGGGCCCGGCCGGTGCCTCTCGCGCCCGCCGGGCCACCCGCCCGTCCCGACCGCCCGCCGGGCCACCCGCGCACCGCCTCGTCAAGTGCGGGCTGACTCGCGTGTCTTTTCGCGGCTGCGCCCCGTGCGCGGAATATCTCCCTGCGGTTTTGGCGTTCAGGTTGCTGAAAGGCCGTTATCAGCCCGCACTCAACGTAGGGAGGTCAGGGTCCTGCGGCAGCGCGCTATCCCACAGGCTCCTCGTAGGTGGCGCCCGTTACTTCTTGGGCGATGGCGATGCACTGCGCTAGGTCGATCTTCGAGCCGCGCCACGTCGCCTCCGCCACCGCGATGCCGTCGAGACGGGCACCGCGCAGGTCACAGTCGGTGAAGCTCGCCCCTCGCGCCGTTGCCCGCGTGAGATCGCTACCGGTGAGATCGCAGCTCCTGAACGTGCAGTTCGTCAGGGAAACCTCGCGCAGGCGCACGTCGCGCAGCTCCTGATGGGCGAATTTGAGCCCCGCGAGGTTCGCATACGACCAATCTCCGCCGCGCACGGTCATCGCGGTGCAGCGGGCGCCAAGAATCTCGCAGCCCAGCATGCGGCAGTCCTTGAACAGCGCGTCAAAGAAATCAGCCTGCTTGAAAACGCACACGTTGAACGAGCAACCTGTCAGCGTGACGCTCTTGAACGTGCAGCCGATGAAAACGCACTTCTCGAACGTACACCCCCGCAGGTCACGCGCGTTGTCGAACGCCACGTCCCGGAAAGCGCACAGCCGAAACGTCAAGCCTGCCAGCGGTTCGTCAACCGTGTCGTCGGCATACATCTCGTTCTCGATGACGCGCCCCGCAGGCGTCTCAGGCTCATCCGCACCCAATTCCAGCTCGCCGGAATCCCAGAGCCGCGGCTGCTCGGATCCGGAATCCGTCGCATCCCCACGTATCGGCATGAACGTCAGCGACACCAGGTCCTCCTGCCCCGGGCACCGCCCGAAAGCGGCGCGCCCCTCGCCTCGTACGACCCCATAGCACATCCTGACCCAGGGTAGCAGACAGCTTGGACAGATATACAGACGCCACACGGTGCTCCCCGCCCCCGCCGCGGCCTCGCGCTCGATAGCCCTGCTGGGCGCCTACGCCTCGTAGACGACGTCGCCCATCGAGGTCGTGTCGTACATCGTGGGATCAAACTCGCTGCGGAAGGCGTCCGTGCGCAGGAGGTTCTTCGCGGCGCGGAGCAGCTCCGCCGTCTCGGGCGTGCGCACAACTGCCAGGTCAACAACTTCATCCTGCATCGGCAGGAAGTCCAGGCCTTCCATCTGTCGAAACGGCTTCTCGCTCGTGACGGCGACGTTGGCCATGCCACGCGCGACAAGCAAGGCCTGCGCAAACTCAGAGGTCACGACGCGATCGTAGCCCGCGATGTCGCTCGTTCGCGCCTCGAGGTAGGCCATCTTCTCGTCGAGCAGCACGCGCGCCGCAGCCCCGCGCTCGCGGTTGGCGATGCGCACGCCAGGCTCCAGCAGGTCTCCCCAACGATCGGGGCGCGGAGCCGCAGACGACCCCCGGCCCTGGCGTGGCACGGTAAAGCCGATGCGGCGGCGACACAGGCGAAACACGACGACAGACAAGCCGGGCAGCATTTCGCGAACATAGGGGATGTTGTAGCGCTCCTCGCCCTCCGACCAGAGGCTGATGGCGGCAGCGTGTACGGTGCCCAGGTACATTCGGGCTAGCGAGACATAGCCATTTGCCTGCGAGCGAAGCACCTTGACCCCTAGGCCTGCCACATAGTTGGCAAGCACGTCGCACGCCAAGTCCTGCCCGCCGAGCACGAGCGAGCCGCGCATCCACCCCGGAATCTCGTCGAGGACGTCAGGAAGCGCCGTCGGGACAACGTCGGGCGCAACCTGGCCCTCCCCGCCCGCGAGAGCGAGCGGCGGGATCGCGTTGCCAGCTGCTTCCCTTGCGCGCGCCAGCACGTCGTCGGAACGAAAGCGAATCTGTCGGCCGACACGATAGGACGGAATCGACCCCTCGCGCGCCAGCTTGTAGACCGTATTCTTGCTGAGGTGCAGCAGACGCATCACGTCTTCGACGCGCAGAGCCTCGCCCGGTCCCAGCGACAAGTCAGACAGGCTGTTCTCCTGCGCCCTGCTTCCCATCGCAATGCGTCCTTCCGCCAAAGCCCCGAAGCCAGAGATCCATCCCGCTCATAAGCATATGCGCTATTTTGCCATTTTGTATAGCTGATCTACACAAATTGAAGCGAGCTCCGCCGTCCAGCGCCGTTTCCCATGCCCCGCCAGCGTCGCTTCGTGACGATCCCATGCTCCATTTCTGAGCACGTTCATCCCATTTGGTGCAGCATGGTACCCATTGGTTCGTCGGCCGCTTGGCCGAGTAAACCCCAGCGCAGCCCTGGCATGCCCACGTATGATGGTCTCGTTCCGCATGCATCAAACAGCCCGCGCACATGTGGCGCGGCACATCCAGAAGGGATTCCGCCATGTTCAAGATTTCCGCTCGCAACCAGCTCGCCGGCACCATCTGCTGCGTCAAGGAGGGTGCCGTCAACGGCGTCGTCGCCATCGACCTCGGCTGCACGAAGGTCAAGGCCGACATCACGATGGAGGCCATCAAGGAGCTCGGCCTCAAGGAGGGCGTGAAGGCCACGGCCATCATCAAGGCCTCCAACGTCATGTTCGCCAAGGGCACCGATCGCCTGCCCATCTCGGCGCGCAACCAGTTCTCCGGCAAGATCACGAAGGTCGTCAAGGGCGCCGTTAACGGCCACGTGTCGCTGACCACCCCCTGCGGCCAGGTCATCTCCGGCTCCATCACCAACGAGGCCATCGACGACCTCGGCCTGGTCGAGGGCGCCGAGGCCACGGCCATCGTGAAGTCCACCGACGTGCTCGTGGGCATCGAGGAGTAAGCACTCACTAGCACGCTACTCCGTGCGGGGCGAATATCCCCGTCGCAGGACAAGCATCGCAGAGGGACGTCGTGCAAACCGCGCGGCGCCCCTCTTTTGTATGCGCGGCACCCGTTGCTGGCCAGAAATCCAGCTTGTGAACTCTCTCCCATCCCCCGGCCAGTCCGCACGCCGCAGGCCCCAACGTTTCCGCAGGTGGCAATCCCGCCCGACCGGGCGCGCCGCGAGAGCACCCATACACGGTAGCGTTTCCTGGCCGCAGACCAACGTCCCGCGTGCAAAGGCGCCCCCCTGGCAGCAGGATCTATCCTCCGAGAAGCGCGCGTGCGCCAGCTGAGCAGCAAATCCCACGACGCCCAGCCTCCGCCTCAGCGGTCGCTCGCCCAAGCAACCCCGCCAATTGCGCCCTCGTGAGGTATGCTGTCCCAAACGCAAGCATCGTGACACCTCGGAGTCCGCACGATCTCCCCGCGTTGTCCCCCGAGCAAGGAGGCGCTCAATGAGCGAGCCCGCAACGGCATGCGCGCAGCCAGCAAGTTCAGGCACGAGCTTGGAGCCGTCCTTGCCTCCCCTCGCGCAGGCGCCCTCTGACGGGGGCCCCGCACCCGCTGACGCGGCACCGCAGACGATCCAGGTGCTCAGCCGCGCGCTCGACATCATCGAGGCGCTGGCATATGCGCGAGGCGGCATGGCGCTTGCTCCGCTCGCGCGAGCGACAGGCCTCAGCAAGTCGACATGCCATCGCATCCTGCAGACGCTTGTCGAGCGGGGCTATGCCGAGCGTACGCTCGACGGCACGTACGCCGTGGGACACCAGATGTTTGACACCCTGAGTCGCCACATCGACTCGCTCGAGCTCCAGACCGAGGCCAAGCCGCACATGGCAGCGCTTCAAAGGGCAACGAACCTGACTGTCTACCTGGGCATTCGAGACGGACCGTTCATCTCCATCATCGAGCGGGCTGCAACGGATCGCTCCGACGAGGTGTTTACGCAGGTGGGCCGGCGCTATCCCGCGCACTGCTCGTCCATGGGAAAGTGCCTGATGGCCTGCCTGCCCAGCGATGAGCTCGAAAAGGTCCTCTACGGCTTTGACCTCGAGGCCTTCACGCCCAACACCATCACGGACAAGGCCGCGTTCCGTCTCCACCTGCGGAAAGTGCGCGCGCAGGGCTGGGCCACCGACATCGAAGAGTCAGCGTTGAATCACCGCTGCGCAGCCGCGCCCGTCTTTGACTATCGCGGCGAGGCGATCGCCGTCGTCGGCGTCAGCGGAACCAACGACGAGCTGCCCGACGAGGGACTCGACAAGATCATCGGTCAAGTCGTCCTCGCCGGGCAGCGCATCTCGGCGGCTATGGGCTATCGGGCATAGGGCAGGCGCCCAAGCGCGACGTTACTTTGCGGCCGCCGCCGACACGCCCGCAATGCGACCGGTGTTGAGCGTCCCCTGCAGGCAGGTGCCGGAGCCGGGGTAGTACGGGCCCAGCCAACCCGCGCTGTTGGCACCCGCTGCGAACAGATGCGGAATGGGCTCGCCCTGGCGATCAATCACGGCGCAGTCTTCGTTGATGCGCAGGCCACCGATGGCACCGATGTTCGTGTGGACGATCTTGTAGGCGAAGAATGGCGCCTCGTCGAGCGGCACGAGTTGCTTCACGCGCCCGTAAGCCACGTCCTCGCCGGCTTCGCAGCCCGCGTTCCAGGCCTCGACGGTGGCAGCGAGGTTGCTGGCCGGCACGCCCATGGCCTCCGCGAGCTCCTCGATGGAGTCGGCCTGCAGCAGGGTTCCGTCAGCCACCGCAGCCTCGCGGGCCTCGGCGCCACCCTCGATGGCGTCCGACCAGGGGCTCTGCTGCTCCATCTTCGTCATCTTGGCGTCCAGGACCATCCACGTGCAGCCGTCGAAGCCGCCCTCCTGCATGGCAGAGTTGAAGCACGAGCGCATATGGAACGCGTAGGTCGTGTCTTCGCGCACGAAGCGGTTGCCGCGCATGCTCACAAAGATGGCCGGCATCTCGGGATTCGTGTTGTTCGTGCAGCTGCCCGTTGCGAGAATGAGGTCAACGCAGCCTCCGACGCGCCCCATGTCAGCGCCCGCAGCGAGGCCCATGACGATGCCGTCGCCCGTGTCGTTGGGAGAGGTGACGACCGACTGCGTCATGAGGTCCCAGTAGTGCTGCGGGTTGTAGCGCTTGGCGAGCTCCTCGTTGTGCTCGATGCCCGCCATGGCCAGCACGACGCCGCTCAGGGCGTGGTATGCCTTGCCGTCGGCCGTCATGACGCCCACGACGCCGTTCTCGCCATCGACGACGAGCGAAGAAGCCGCCGTGCCCGTGAGGATCTGGCCACCCTTCTCCGTGACGGCAGTCTCGGCCTTCGTCGTCCACACAACGCCGCCCGTCGAGGTCGGGTCGTCGGCGTCAGCGATGATGTGGATGCGGTCGGCGATGTTCTCCTCGGGCTGGTAAGGCGTGGGCAGCGGGCCAAACACGCGGCTGTACGTGATGCCGAAGCTGTCGGCCATCCACTGGAGGTTGTCGGCGGCGTTGTCGGCCATCTGGCGCACGAGCTTCTCGTCGCACAGGCCCTCGGCGTCCGTCATCCAGAACGCAAAGTGCTTGTCGGCGTTGTCGTCCTCGACGTTGATCTTGCCGAGCTCCTTCTGCCACGTCGTGCCCGACGCCTGGATGGCGCCCTCGGCCGTCGCGGTCGTGCCGCCACAGAAGTCACCCTTCTCGAGCACGATGACCGTGGCACCCTGCTCGAGCGCCGCGTAGGCAGCCGTGAGGCCAGCGCCGCCCGCTCCGCACACCACAACGTCGGCCTCGCCGTCCCAGCTGGCGGGCACCTCCGACGTCGACTCGGCTGCCATCGAGGGATGAGCGCCCGTAGCAGCAAGGCCCGCGGCAGCGAGACCGGCCAGACCCAGGGCGCCGGCGGAGACGAAGCTGCGGCGCGTCACGTCGTTCTGCATGGTAGAAACCCCTTTCCCCTGCACGCCCCTTCGGCGTACGTTGGCAGGGATTATGCAGACTGCGACATCCCGGCAAAATCGGCCGATTCCACGTCGCACACCAATCGTTCCACGATGCGGAACGCCCGAGCGCACGAGCCCCGCCTCCGCCCGCAACCGGAAGGCAACTCGACGTTTTCGTGGAACGCAGCGGCAGCTCGCAACAGAAAAGACTCGCGCCACGCCCCCGGCAGCTTCGCGCGGCTATCATAGGCGCATTCGATTCCGGGGGTAGGCCGCCCATACGCCGCCCGCCCCGCACGAGAAGCGAGGAGATTTCCGTGGCTTTCGTAGACCGCACCACCATCGCGCAGATCTTCGCGGACGCGCAGCAGCTCGGCGGGCAGCAGCTCACCGTGGCCGGCTGGGTCCGCTCCCTGCGCGACATGAAGACGTTCGGCTTCGTGACGCTCAACGACGGCAGCTGCTTCAACAACCTGCAGGTCGTCATGAACCGAGAGACGCTCGCCAACTACGACGACATCGCCGCCCAGAACGTCGGCGCCGCCCTCATCTGCCGCGGCGAGCTGGCGCTCACGCCCGACGCCCCGCAGCCCTTCGAGCTCAAGGCGACGTCCATCGAGGTCGAGGGCCCCTCGGCGCCCGACTACCCGCTGCAGAAGAAGCGTCACACCGTCGAGTTCCTGCGCACGATCCAACACCTGCGCCCGCGCACGAACCTGCTCGGCGCCACGTTCCGCGTGCGCTCGGTTGCCGCCTACGCCATCCACCAGTTCTTCCAGGAGCGCGGCTTCGTCTACGTCAACACGCCCATCATCACGGCCTCGGACTGCGAGGGCGCCGGCGAGATGTTCCGCGTCACGACGATCGACCCGGCCAACCCGCCGCTGGCCAAGGACGGCACCGTCGACTACAGCCAGGACTTCTTCGGCAAGCAGGCCAACCTTACGGTCTCTGGCCAGCTGCAGGCCGAGAACTTCGCGATGGCGTTCGGCGACGTCTACACGTTCGGCCCGACGTTCCGCGCCGAGAACTCCAACACGCAGCGCCACGCCGCCGAGTTCTGGATGATCGAGCCCGAGATCGCCTTCGCCGACCTCGAAGACGACATGAACCTGGCCGAGGAGATGCTCAAGTACGTCATCCGCACCGTCACGGAGAAGTGCCCCGACGAGATGGCATTCTTCAACAAGTTCGTCGACAAGGGCCTGGCCGAGCGCCTCGAACACGTGGCGAGCTCCGACTTTGGCCGCGTGAGCTATACGGAGGCCGTCGAGATCCTCGAGCAGGCCGTGCGCGACGGGCACGAGTTTGAGTACCCGGTGTACTGGGGCGTCGACCTGGCAACGGAGCACGAGCGCTTCCTCACGGAGCAGCACTTCAAGAAGCCGGTGTTCGTGTACGACTACCCCAAGGAGATCAAGGCGTTCTATATGCGCCTGAACGACGACGACAAGACGGTGGCCGCGGCCGACTGCCTCGTGCCCGGCATCGGCGAGATCATCGGCGGGTCGCAGCGCGAGGAGCGTCTCGACGTGCTGGAGAGCCGCATCAACGAGCTGGGCATGGATCCCGAGCAGTACAAGTACTACTGCGACCTGCGCCGCTACGGCACGTGCCACCACGCCGGCTTCGGTCTGGGCTTCGAGCGCCTCGTCATGTACCTCACGGGCGTGAGCAACATCCGCGATGTCATCCCGCACCCGCGCACGGTGGGCAGCGCCGAGTTCTAATATCACTCGCGCCATTGGCGTGACAACGGGCCCGAACGCGGCGTGCAAAGCGCCGACGTTCGGGCCCTTTTTGTGCCGAAGAGCCGGACAACCAACGGGCATATCCACTCACAGCCAAAGACAGCCGCTAGACATGAATATTTACGCTGCTGAGTTGCGAAATCAATCCCAAGAATAGCCGCTTTACCAGGCATTTTGTTGCCCGTTATTCACGGGTATCACATGTTTATGAACGATAGATTTCATCAGAGAATTTTTGTCGGTAAACGGTATGGATTTCCTCGTGAAAGGGGTATTTAATATGCGCGAAACAAAACGAGAGAGGAGCCATCATGAACGAGTTTGACCTGGGCATCAGCCCCATCAGCCGCCCGAACGACGTTGACGCCAGCGCTGGCTCGCAGGCCCTGCGCGAGCTCACCGCCCTGCAGTCCGACGATAACCACGCCTCGCGCCGCCTGTCGTTGCGTGGCATCCTGACCAACCTGTTGACGGGCTACGACGCGGGCAACGCTCCGTTCACGATGTCGTCCGGCCGCTCCGGCATCGCCATCAGCTAACGCATGCTATAGCGTAGAGTATCGAACCCAGGGGCGCCCTGTCAGATGGCAGGGCGCCCTTTTTCTATCGCGGCGGACGTCCAACTTCATCTGTGAAACCCGTGGAGCCCCGCCCCAACCCCCGGCGCTTTCCGATGAAAGGCCCCGCTCGCCACAGGAGTAGTCCCCAGACTGTCGCGCCTACGGTACAGTGGGCTGCGTTGGGCCAAAACGCACAAGGGGGAACCGCATGGATCGACGGGGGAACAACGAAACGCAAGGCTACGCCGGCTACGGGGCTGGCGGTAGCGCAAGACGCACCACCGAGTACGCCAATACGCGGCAGAGGCAGTACAGCCCCTACGTCGTCGGCCCGGCCGGCCCCTACGCGCGCGGGGCAGCGGGAGCGACGTCCCGACCCACCGGGCACTCGGGCCGCGGTCAGCTTAGCGGCCCCGGGCAGCGCAGGCGCAACCCCATCCCTGCGATCATCGCCGCCGTGCTCGTGGTCATCGCGCTGGCGGTAGGCGCGTGGTTCGTCGTCGGGCGCCTTTCCGCCATCACCGTCACGGTCAACGGCCAGCAGGTCGAGCTCAAGAAGGGCGCCACCGTCAAGACTCTGCTCGACGAGGGTTACGCGACCCCTCAGCCCGGCGACCTCCTCGCCATCGACGGCAGCATATACTCGGCGGGAGGCGGCACGCCGTACACCATCACGGTCAACGAGGCGCCCAGCGATGAGACGCGCGCCCTCGAAGGCAGCGAGCGCGTGGTCATCGGCGATGGGGCCGACGTGACCGAGGACGTCATCGTGACGGAGGAGCCCGTCGCCCACGGGTGGTACGACGACAGCAGGGAGTTTTCGTCGTACTGGTCGGGTTCGCTGCACACGATGAGCGACGGCCGCGACGGCACGCGCACCGTACGCACCGGCAGCCTCTCGGGCATCGTGCAGACCGAGGACACCAGCGCACCGGTAGACGGCGGCTACCACGTGTTCACCGCCCAGGTTGATCGCCCGGTCATCGCGCTCACCTTCGATGACGGCCCCTGGCCCGAGACGACCTCCCAGATCCTCAACCTGCTCGAATCCTACGGGGCTCGCGCCACGTTCTTCACCATCGGCAACCAGATACCCGGCAACGAGGACGTGGTGCGGCGGGCTCGGGACCTCGGCTGCGAGGTGTGCACGCACTCTTGGGATCACGCGGCAGGATCGGGTCAGGGCGTAAACCTCACTTACATGTCCGCTGAGGAGCAGGTCGACGAGATACTGAAGGGCTACGCTGCTATCGCTGACGCCCTGGGTGAGGAGCCCACCCACATCATGCGCGCGCCGGGCGGCAACTTCTACGGGTCGATCATCGACACGCTGTGGCCCCACGTCGACGCCGAGATCGGCTGGGACGTGGACACCGAGGACTGGCGGCGCCCCGGCTCCGACGTCATCGCGCAGCGCATCATGGCGGCCCAGCCCGGCCAGGTGGTGCTCATGCACGATGGCGGCGGTGACCGCTCCCAGACCGTGGAGGCCCTGCGTCAGGCTCTGCCCGTGCTCGCCGAGCAGGGCTACGAGTTCGTGACGGTGAGTGAGCTCATCGCGATGACGCAGGCGTAGGCGCTCTGCCGCCCCGGCCGGGAGCGCATGCATACAAATATGCTGCGCCCCGGCTTCAGGCGCCTCGTTGCGGCGGCGCAAACCCAGAGAAGGACGAAGACCCCCTTCGCTGGCCAAAACTACCTTACTTTGCGAGGAAATGGGATGTCCACGAACCGCAAAAACCTCCCCTGTCGTCCAGCGCCCTTGGCCCACCTGCGAGTTTTCTACCAACAGCAGGCCCTATGGCCACCAAGGACTCGCAAAGCACGGTAGTTTTGGCCAGAGGGACGGGGCGCGGGCCTTCTCTGACGTCCGCGCGGGGTATCCAGCCTTCCCCCGCGCCTCAAACACGGCGATAGCATGCGATGCGCCGCGCAGGCGTAGGCCAACCCGCGTCGAAGCGGCCAAATCCCTAGGATCCCCCAAGCCTCGAGGGTACACTTGCCCCAGGCGCAGCTCTGCGTCCCAGCAGCCATTCCTCGCACACCGCGAGGCACACGGAAGGAAACCCCATGAGCAACAAGGGCAAGAAGGTCAAGGTCCACTACACCGGTACGCTCGATGACGGCACGAAGTTCGACAGCTCGCGCGACCGTGGCGAGCCCATTGCGTTCACCTGCATGGCCGGCCAGATGATTCCCGGCTTCGACCGCGCCGTCGAGGATATGCAGGTCGGCGAGGTACGCGACGTCCACCTGGAGCCCAAGGACGCATATGGCGAGCCCAACCCCGCCATGATGCTCCACGCAAAGGTGGGCCAGAAGCTCTACGTGTTCATGGGCAATCGCCCCGTGCCCGTGACCGTCGCCAAGGCCGAGAACGGCGAGGTCACGCTCGACGCCAACCACGAGCTGGCCGGCAAGCCGCTCAACTTCAACATCGAGCTCGTCGAGGTAGAAGGCGAGTAGGAGAAAGGTGCCCGCGGGCCCGTTCCCGCTCAACCGGGCGTGAGCGAGCCCGCAGGCATGGCGTTTCACATTTCGTCGCATTTGGCGCATACTTATCGTATGACTACTTCATTTGCCGAGCTCGGGCTTAACGAGCAGATCATGTCCGGCGTGGACGCGCTTGGCTTCACAACGCCGACGCCCGTTCAGGCACAGGCCATCCCGGTGGCGCTCCAGGGACGCGACGTCGTGGCGAGCGCCCAGACAGGCACGGGTAAGACCGCCGCGTTTACGCTGCCCACGCTGCAGCTCATCGGACGCATCACCGACCAGTGGGAGGCCGAGCACCGCGCGGCCCAGGCGAACAGGGAGACCGCCGCAGCCGCCGATGCGAACGGCCACGAGGCCCCGGGCGCCACCGAGGCGGGCG
This genomic interval from Coriobacteriia bacterium contains the following:
- a CDS encoding FKBP-type peptidyl-prolyl cis-trans isomerase: MSNKGKKVKVHYTGTLDDGTKFDSSRDRGEPIAFTCMAGQMIPGFDRAVEDMQVGEVRDVHLEPKDAYGEPNPAMMLHAKVGQKLYVFMGNRPVPVTVAKAENGEVTLDANHELAGKPLNFNIELVEVEGE
- a CDS encoding polysaccharide deacetylase family protein — protein: MDRRGNNETQGYAGYGAGGSARRTTEYANTRQRQYSPYVVGPAGPYARGAAGATSRPTGHSGRGQLSGPGQRRRNPIPAIIAAVLVVIALAVGAWFVVGRLSAITVTVNGQQVELKKGATVKTLLDEGYATPQPGDLLAIDGSIYSAGGGTPYTITVNEAPSDETRALEGSERVVIGDGADVTEDVIVTEEPVAHGWYDDSREFSSYWSGSLHTMSDGRDGTRTVRTGSLSGIVQTEDTSAPVDGGYHVFTAQVDRPVIALTFDDGPWPETTSQILNLLESYGARATFFTIGNQIPGNEDVVRRARDLGCEVCTHSWDHAAGSGQGVNLTYMSAEEQVDEILKGYAAIADALGEEPTHIMRAPGGNFYGSIIDTLWPHVDAEIGWDVDTEDWRRPGSDVIAQRIMAAQPGQVVLMHDGGGDRSQTVEALRQALPVLAEQGYEFVTVSELIAMTQA
- a CDS encoding FAD-dependent oxidoreductase produces the protein MQNDVTRRSFVSAGALGLAGLAAAGLAATGAHPSMAAESTSEVPASWDGEADVVVCGAGGAGLTAAYAALEQGATVIVLEKGDFCGGTTATAEGAIQASGTTWQKELGKINVEDDNADKHFAFWMTDAEGLCDEKLVRQMADNAADNLQWMADSFGITYSRVFGPLPTPYQPEENIADRIHIIADADDPTSTGGVVWTTKAETAVTEKGGQILTGTAASSLVVDGENGVVGVMTADGKAYHALSGVVLAMAGIEHNEELAKRYNPQHYWDLMTQSVVTSPNDTGDGIVMGLAAGADMGRVGGCVDLILATGSCTNNTNPEMPAIFVSMRGNRFVREDTTYAFHMRSCFNSAMQEGGFDGCTWMVLDAKMTKMEQQSPWSDAIEGGAEAREAAVADGTLLQADSIEELAEAMGVPASNLAATVEAWNAGCEAGEDVAYGRVKQLVPLDEAPFFAYKIVHTNIGAIGGLRINEDCAVIDRQGEPIPHLFAAGANSAGWLGPYYPGSGTCLQGTLNTGRIAGVSAAAAK
- the asnS gene encoding asparagine--tRNA ligase encodes the protein MAQIFADAQQLGGQQLTVAGWVRSLRDMKTFGFVTLNDGSCFNNLQVVMNRETLANYDDIAAQNVGAALICRGELALTPDAPQPFELKATSIEVEGPSAPDYPLQKKRHTVEFLRTIQHLRPRTNLLGATFRVRSVAAYAIHQFFQERGFVYVNTPIITASDCEGAGEMFRVTTIDPANPPLAKDGTVDYSQDFFGKQANLTVSGQLQAENFAMAFGDVYTFGPTFRAENSNTQRHAAEFWMIEPEIAFADLEDDMNLAEEMLKYVIRTVTEKCPDEMAFFNKFVDKGLAERLEHVASSDFGRVSYTEAVEILEQAVRDGHEFEYPVYWGVDLATEHERFLTEQHFKKPVFVYDYPKEIKAFYMRLNDDDKTVAAADCLVPGIGEIIGGSQREERLDVLESRINELGMDPEQYKYYCDLRRYGTCHHAGFGLGFERLVMYLTGVSNIRDVIPHPRTVGSAEF